One Aquila chrysaetos chrysaetos chromosome 22, bAquChr1.4, whole genome shotgun sequence genomic window carries:
- the LOC115334331 gene encoding uncharacterized protein LOC115334331: MNASMLSYILFSCLLLSVQAQNCSVGEIIRYTKRLLEESSVSCPCRETAVSSCSCLPIAEPGHELACFVEGTEYMLKNNISSNVIIARLNVAFQTQLGRNLCESLARGDQCQYKTKGNVKEFLNKILRTYQAINKPRA, from the exons ATGAATGCCAGCATGCTGTCATACATACTCTTCTCTTGTTTGCTGCTCTCTGTGCAAGCACAGAATTGCAGTGTCGGTGAAATTATCCGGTATACAAAGCGTCTACTT GAGGAAAGTTCTGTAAGTTGCCCATGTAGGGAGACAGCTGTCAGT tcatGTTCATGTCTTCCCATCGCTGAG CCTGGCCACGAATTGGCATGCTTTGTGGAAGGAACTGAATACATGCTGAAAAACAACATCTCTTCAAATGTAATAATTGCAAGGCTTAATGTAGCCTTTCAGACTCAGCTGGGTAGAAACCTCTGTGAG AGCCTGGCACGCGGAGATCAATGCCAGTACAAGACCAAGGGAAATGTGAAGGAATTTTTGAATAAAATCCTGAGAACCTATCAAGCAATCAATAAACctagagcttaa